In Choloepus didactylus isolate mChoDid1 chromosome X, mChoDid1.pri, whole genome shotgun sequence, a genomic segment contains:
- the LOC119522904 gene encoding 60S ribosomal protein L36a-like: protein MVNIPKTCWTFCKEWGKHQPHKVTQYKKGKDSLYAQGKQRYDRKQSGYSGQTKPIFWKKAKTTKKIVLRLECIEPICRSKRMLAIKRCKHFELGGDKKRKGQVI, encoded by the coding sequence ATGGTGAACATTCCTAAAACCTGCTGGACCTTCTGTAAGGAGTGGGGCAAGCACCAGCCCCACAAAGTGACACAGTACAAGAAGGGCAAAGATTCTCTATATGCCCAGGGAAAGCAGCGTTACGACAGGAAGCAGAGTGGCTACAGTGGGCAGACTAAGCCAATTTTCTGGAAGAAGGCTAAAACTACAAAGAAGATTGTGCTGAGGCTTGAATGCATTGAGCCCATCTGCAGATCTAAGAGAATGTTGGCTATTAAGAGATGCAAACATTTTGAACTGGGAGGAGACAAGAAGAGAAAGGGCCAAGTGATCTAG